Proteins co-encoded in one Streptomyces sp. NBC_01283 genomic window:
- a CDS encoding Gfo/Idh/MocA family protein gives MAAAQSPLRVGVLGCADIAWRRTLPAMTACPDIEVTAVASRDEAKGRRFAAAFGGPRVLGYEELLAARDIDAVYIPLPTMMHADWVAKALRAGKHVLAEKPLTGDAKSTDELLALAESRDLVLLENVAFPHHSQHVRARQILADGAVGELKDFASVFTIPPLPDENMRYRPDIGGGALLDMGIYPIRAALYYLGSALEVLHAVLRIRSRTGAVVSGRILACTPGGVTADLVFGMEHSYRTGCAFAGSSGLLLLDRAFTPPPSLQPVLRIERQDHREEITFPVDDQFGNIVRYFANAVLTGSNMLDQSEMSRRQARIIDDVERVAVRIEIP, from the coding sequence CGGCGTGCTCGGCTGCGCGGACATCGCCTGGCGCCGCACTCTGCCGGCGATGACTGCCTGCCCTGACATCGAGGTCACCGCCGTCGCGAGCCGCGACGAGGCAAAGGGGAGGCGCTTTGCCGCGGCCTTCGGGGGCCCCCGGGTACTGGGCTATGAGGAACTTCTCGCCGCTCGTGACATCGACGCGGTCTACATACCGCTGCCGACGATGATGCATGCGGACTGGGTCGCCAAGGCACTGCGGGCGGGCAAGCATGTGCTCGCCGAGAAACCGCTGACAGGGGATGCAAAAAGCACGGACGAGCTGTTGGCACTTGCCGAATCACGGGACCTGGTGCTTTTGGAGAACGTCGCTTTCCCGCATCACTCGCAGCACGTCCGTGCCCGGCAAATCCTCGCTGACGGAGCAGTCGGCGAACTGAAGGACTTCGCGAGCGTGTTCACGATTCCGCCGCTGCCGGATGAGAACATGCGCTATCGCCCGGATATCGGCGGCGGCGCCCTGCTCGACATGGGCATCTATCCGATCCGTGCTGCGCTGTACTACCTTGGCTCTGCTCTTGAAGTACTCCATGCCGTACTGCGGATTCGTTCCCGCACGGGTGCCGTGGTCTCCGGACGTATCCTCGCGTGCACGCCCGGGGGAGTGACGGCCGACTTGGTCTTCGGAATGGAACACTCCTATCGGACCGGCTGCGCGTTCGCCGGCAGCAGCGGACTGCTGCTGCTCGACCGGGCGTTCACGCCGCCGCCGTCATTGCAGCCGGTGCTGCGCATCGAGCGGCAGGATCACCGTGAGGAGATCACGTTTCCGGTGGATGACCAGTTCGGCAATATCGTGCGGTACTTTGCGAATGCGGTGCTGACGGGATCGAACATGCTCGATCAATCAGAGATGAGTCGGCGTCAGGCTCGAATCATTGACGACGTGGAACGCGTCGCCGTACGGATCGAGATCCCTTAG
- a CDS encoding class I SAM-dependent methyltransferase → MTIAECRVCGNRTLLQVLDLGEQALTGVFPRSRTEVVPTAPLELVKCSPDGCGLVQLRHTADLSLMYGDQYGYRSGIRPFMINHLRSKVDELTKLVDIGPDDLVLDIGSNDGTLLSGYPADGRTLVGVDPTGEKWREFYPEHIDLIPDFFSREVFAAHYGSRRAKVITSIAMFYDLPDPLRFMKDVKATLADDGVWMLEMSYLPAMLKATAYDVICHEHLEYYALSQIEWMAERVGLDVVRAEITEVYGGSLCVTLARQGSGHRRDEAALNRLRAREAGLRLDTMVPFESFGERVREHREHLRDFLDTSRKDGKLTLGYGASTKGNVILQYCDIGEDSLPCIGEVSREKAGRFTPGTQIPIVSEKEALAQRPDQLLVLPWVYRDGFIEREGEFRSRGGKLVFPLPAPLSIV, encoded by the coding sequence ATGACCATCGCGGAGTGCCGTGTGTGCGGCAATCGGACACTGCTTCAGGTGCTGGATCTGGGAGAACAGGCACTGACCGGCGTATTCCCTCGCAGTCGCACGGAAGTCGTGCCGACCGCCCCACTCGAGCTCGTCAAGTGTTCGCCGGACGGATGCGGCCTCGTCCAACTCCGGCACACCGCCGACCTCAGCCTGATGTACGGCGATCAATACGGATACCGCTCGGGTATCCGCCCATTCATGATCAACCATCTTCGCAGCAAGGTGGACGAGCTCACCAAGCTTGTCGACATCGGCCCCGACGACCTGGTCCTGGACATCGGAAGCAACGACGGGACCTTGCTGTCCGGGTACCCGGCGGATGGCCGCACTCTCGTCGGAGTGGATCCGACGGGCGAGAAATGGCGAGAGTTCTACCCCGAACACATCGACCTGATCCCGGACTTCTTCTCCCGGGAAGTCTTCGCCGCTCACTACGGCTCCCGCCGGGCCAAGGTCATCACCTCGATCGCAATGTTCTACGACCTGCCCGACCCGCTCCGGTTCATGAAAGACGTGAAGGCGACGCTCGCCGACGACGGTGTGTGGATGCTGGAGATGAGCTATCTTCCGGCAATGCTCAAGGCGACCGCCTATGACGTGATATGCCACGAGCACCTGGAGTACTACGCACTCAGTCAGATCGAGTGGATGGCCGAGCGCGTCGGCCTCGACGTCGTGAGAGCAGAGATCACCGAGGTCTACGGCGGCAGCCTCTGCGTCACGCTCGCCAGGCAGGGCTCCGGGCATCGGCGTGACGAGGCGGCACTGAACCGCTTGCGTGCCCGGGAGGCCGGACTGCGGCTCGACACCATGGTGCCCTTCGAGTCGTTCGGCGAGCGTGTTCGCGAACACCGCGAACACCTACGTGACTTCCTCGACACCTCGCGCAAGGACGGCAAGCTCACCCTGGGCTACGGCGCCTCCACCAAGGGAAACGTGATTCTCCAATACTGCGACATCGGAGAGGACAGCCTGCCGTGCATCGGAGAGGTCAGCCGGGAGAAGGCCGGCCGATTCACCCCGGGCACCCAGATCCCCATCGTCTCCGAGAAGGAGGCCCTCGCACAACGACCTGACCAGCTGCTGGTGCTCCCATGGGTCTACCGGGACGGATTCATCGAGCGGGAAGGCGAATTCCGCTCCCGCGGCGGCAAGCTGGTCTTCCCGCTGCCCGCGCCACTGAGCATCGTGTAG
- a CDS encoding NAD-dependent epimerase/dehydratase family protein, which produces MTSEFLVGTLHTKVLLIGGTGFLGRHVLNRLSTAGMDVTVVTRRPAAVPAGHGVAELDDRGPRRAQFASMINRFTPDAVVNTAGEIWRNDASLLQAANAELPEQLALAMADIGSTARLVHLGSSLEYGSLPHPHATDESCPQEPRSEYGRSKLRGTRRIFEIAQQASLDVVVLRIFNAIGSNMSPASLLGRTVQTLDRARRDGRPARLTLFDLRQHRDYADARDLAEAVLRAAVSRRLVGVPVLNLGTGRAGSAYDLVRGLALVSGVEFEIDVLPAPEGGGRSLAAGWQIADPTLARHHLDWSAARTLPETLRWIWRTAGEGQAQPIAGCPAEGTR; this is translated from the coding sequence ATGACCTCGGAGTTCCTCGTCGGGACCCTGCACACCAAAGTCCTTCTGATCGGTGGCACCGGATTCCTCGGTCGGCATGTCCTCAACAGGCTGTCCACGGCCGGCATGGACGTCACCGTGGTGACCAGGCGGCCGGCCGCCGTGCCCGCGGGGCACGGGGTGGCCGAGCTGGACGACAGAGGTCCGCGACGAGCTCAGTTCGCCTCGATGATCAACCGGTTCACCCCGGATGCCGTGGTCAACACCGCCGGTGAAATCTGGCGGAACGACGCCTCCTTGCTGCAGGCAGCCAATGCCGAGCTCCCGGAACAACTGGCGCTGGCGATGGCCGACATCGGCAGCACCGCCCGGCTGGTGCACCTCGGCTCATCTTTGGAGTACGGATCATTGCCTCACCCGCACGCGACCGACGAGAGCTGCCCGCAGGAGCCGCGGTCGGAGTACGGGCGAAGCAAGCTGCGGGGCACCCGGAGGATCTTCGAGATCGCCCAACAGGCGTCGCTGGACGTTGTGGTCCTCCGCATCTTCAACGCCATCGGATCGAACATGTCGCCTGCGAGCCTGCTCGGCAGGACCGTGCAGACACTCGACCGAGCACGGCGGGACGGACGCCCGGCGCGGCTCACCCTGTTCGACCTGAGACAGCACCGCGACTACGCCGACGCCCGCGATCTGGCGGAGGCGGTCCTCCGGGCAGCCGTGTCGCGGCGGCTCGTGGGCGTACCGGTGCTCAATCTCGGCACCGGGCGGGCCGGCAGCGCCTACGACCTGGTCCGCGGGCTCGCGTTGGTCAGTGGAGTGGAGTTTGAGATCGACGTGCTCCCGGCGCCCGAGGGCGGCGGGCGATCACTGGCCGCCGGCTGGCAGATTGCCGACCCGACTCTGGCCCGGCATCACCTGGACTGGTCGGCTGCTCGGACGCTACCGGAGACCCTGCGCTGGATCTGGCGGACCGCCGGAGAGGGCCAGGCCCAACCCATTGCTGGCTGCCCCGCGGAAGGTACCCGATGA
- the rfbH gene encoding lipopolysaccharide biosynthesis protein RfbH, producing the protein MNDNLKDEILSLVNEYHHAAGTETSTWVPGENRVLASGAVLTAADRMALVEAALDLRIASGSYAIRFERALAGYFGLRKAHLTNSGSSANLLALSALTAPELGDRALRRGDEVITVAAGFPTTVNPIIQNGMVPVFVDIDLSTYNTTTELVEAAIGPKTKAIMIAHALGNPFEAAEIRELADRYGLWFVEDNCDAVGSTYRGRKTGTFGHLSTVSFYPAHHLTMGEGGCVLTGSIELARLVESYRDWGRDCWCEPGEDDRCNKRFGWQLGTLPSGYDHKYIFSHVGYNLKATDLQAALGLSQLERLSEFCDSRRKNWLRMRSGLQNVPGLTLPEPAPNSDPSWFGFTLTVEDSAPYSRRDLQLYLESKRISTRLLFSGNLTRHPAYERVEYRISGSLSNSDKVANDTLWIGIYPGVTDEMIDYVVREIWSFAKGCPR; encoded by the coding sequence ATGAATGACAACCTCAAGGACGAGATCCTCTCACTGGTCAACGAGTACCATCACGCGGCCGGGACCGAGACATCCACATGGGTGCCCGGCGAGAACCGGGTGCTGGCCTCGGGCGCCGTACTGACGGCGGCGGACCGGATGGCACTGGTCGAAGCGGCACTGGACCTGCGGATCGCATCCGGGAGCTATGCCATCCGGTTCGAGCGGGCCCTGGCCGGCTACTTCGGATTGCGCAAGGCTCATCTGACCAACTCTGGGTCCTCGGCCAACCTGCTGGCGCTGTCGGCGCTGACCGCACCGGAGTTGGGCGACCGCGCGCTGCGCCGCGGCGACGAAGTGATCACGGTGGCGGCAGGGTTCCCCACCACTGTCAACCCGATCATCCAGAACGGAATGGTGCCGGTCTTCGTCGATATCGACCTGAGCACCTACAACACCACCACAGAGCTGGTGGAGGCGGCGATCGGCCCCAAGACGAAGGCCATCATGATCGCGCATGCGCTCGGCAACCCCTTCGAGGCCGCCGAGATCCGGGAGCTGGCCGACCGGTACGGGCTGTGGTTCGTGGAGGACAACTGCGACGCCGTCGGCTCCACCTACCGCGGCAGGAAAACGGGAACCTTCGGGCACCTCAGCACCGTCAGCTTCTACCCGGCTCACCATCTCACGATGGGCGAGGGCGGCTGCGTCCTGACGGGCAGCATAGAACTCGCGCGCCTTGTCGAGTCCTATCGAGACTGGGGGCGGGACTGCTGGTGTGAACCAGGAGAGGACGATCGATGCAATAAGCGTTTCGGCTGGCAGCTCGGCACGCTTCCCTCCGGCTACGACCATAAATATATATTCTCCCATGTGGGATACAACCTGAAGGCGACCGATCTGCAAGCGGCCCTGGGGTTGTCTCAGTTGGAGCGGCTGTCCGAGTTCTGTGACAGCCGACGCAAGAACTGGCTCCGCATGAGATCGGGGCTGCAGAATGTTCCAGGCCTTACATTGCCCGAACCCGCCCCGAACAGTGATCCAAGCTGGTTCGGGTTTACGCTGACGGTTGAAGATTCAGCGCCGTACTCCCGCCGGGACCTGCAACTCTACTTGGAGTCAAAACGCATCAGCACCCGGCTGCTGTTCAGTGGAAACCTCACCCGTCATCCCGCTTATGAACGCGTCGAGTACCGGATATCTGGCAGCCTGTCCAACAGCGACAAGGTCGCCAACGACACCTTGTGGATCGGCATTTACCCCGGCGTGACCGACGAAATGATCGACTATGTGGTACGCGAAATCTGGTCGTTCGCGAAAGGGTGTCCGCGCTGA